The Larimichthys crocea isolate SSNF chromosome XXI, L_crocea_2.0, whole genome shotgun sequence genomic sequence GTCAatggtttaatataaattaattcATACAGTTGGTTTTCTCTCTAAGTTAACGTTCATTTGAGAATTGGAATTGtgtctgaaaaatgtttttagctcAAGTATATGAACAATATCtttaacaaactgtttttaagTGAGTTACAGCTATGTCATTACAACATTTGATaaactggaaatgtttttttgtttcttaaattcagtagaaattaaaatgtaagaTTTTTAGATCACTCTAGGTCCTCTCAACATTCAATTATTAAGGCAATAAATAAGGTAGATTCATTGCTGAAATACCAGTGAGGCTATACTGAGAACTGCTTTTGTAATCTAGTACCCAAACGTCCAAGGATCACTATGTGGCAGTTAGTTTGTGGCACCATGATTAATTGGAATAGAGCTGCAGTGATTAACCATTTTCACTATTAATCaagattttaaatgtcatgGTTTTGTAATTGTAAAGGCTCAGCTACGCCTGATGTTTCTATCACTTACAATCACAGAGTCACGAGTGAGTAAGAGTTGGACTTTGAACTGAACCATGTGATTTGTCCTGAGACTATACTCGTACCATCAAAATCTATAATCGTTGCATTCCTATttagaaacatgaaaataaaacaaaatatcaacaGAGTTAAAAGGGCATAACCTCCTTCTGATAAACTGCAGTAATAGTCTAAACATTCACTCTTAAATTGACACATTCAAACTGTTTTATGTATCATGTTTAGGTCTAGTTCCTTTTATGTTGCTTTATATACAACAGAGCTCTGAATATAGTATAAAAATAAGGCTCTGCTTAGTGGTGCGTGTACAGAGGAGACCATCATCTCATAATACATCCATAGGGTCTTGTACTACTCCATCTCAATGTACATAACGCACAGACAAGGAGAGGAACAGGTAGTCCCCCGGCAGCCTAATCAGATCAAGACCAAGGCTTCCCACTTCTCACACTAATTTGTGAGCATAATATCACCCGATATATTTAAGGtaaaaataaagtcaatgaAGTAATTGACTAATACTGATAATAGTAAATGCTACACAGGAAATGTGAGGattttaatcataataataataataataatacattttatttcataggcgcctttctgtgacccaaggacaccttacaataaatgagagtagacagccaataacagaaacaaacaaaaagtatatcaaattacacaCTTTTGAGGGACAGGTCAGGTGTCGGCTTTGCTTAactggtcttttttttaaacctgctaGTGGAAAATTAGTTAACACCAAACTCGACATgatttttcaccaaaataatggtgaatgtgagggCACAGATAgttgagaaactacaaacagcagacacatttGCACTCCAactggatgaatcagtggacgcgtccaaagacaaacagctcttagcatttaataaccaataataattatgacataaccttttttttaatcaatcacaaacacatataggttaataacccagtatataaataggttaataaggtgaaatttgaataaagtaaatataaaagttattataggctGTTCTGTTAGTCTCTTGTACAAGGGGGCTggaaaaggttgaagacccctgctctaCATGATAgtttacattgttttttaatcgcatctatattatttataactttattcatgTGAACCATGAGGTGCTGTTCCGTGACCGGCCGCCTGGCGGCGCTAAGCACAAACAGGAGCAGCTTTTTTTCAGACAATGAGGTCAAATGACACGGTAGCTCGTTAGTCCACCACACGCTTATCCGCTTGTGTCTCACGTCGCTTTAGTGTCTCTGTTGACATTTATccgtgaaaaagaaaaaaactcttcaGCCGTGGACCGACTCGCGTGGAGTCAGCCGGTTAACGTTAACGGTTAACGTCAACCGTTAAAAAAACGTTAGCTCGGTCGGCTAACAGCTGTCACAGTCGACGTCAGCACAAATCCTTAAACTGCaacaaagtaagaaaaacaaaaacatcatccaCTTTATGAGGGAGTCACCTGAAGCGACGCCGCTCCTACAATGAGGAGACTGACCAGGAAGAAGGCTCTGACTCTGGTGAAGGAGCTGGACGCTTTCCCCAAAGTTCCCGAGAGCTACGTGGAGTCCACGGCCAGCGGCGGGACAGgtacacagacacagtacaCGAATACACGAGTACACGAATACCAGAGGGAGTACTGTGATGGTACTCATGTCCATACTCTCTCCAGTGTCTCTCATAGCATTCACCTTCATGGCTGCCCTTGCCTTCCTGGAGTTCTTTGTGTACAGAGACACATGGATGAAGTATGAGTATGAGGTGGACAAAGACTACAGCAGGTAAGAGCtgaacaaggtgtgtgtgtgtgtgtgtgtgtgtgtgtgtgtgtgtgtgtgtgtgtgtgtgtgtgtgtgtgtgttggctttaacttctcctcctttctttcacagTAAACTGAGGATTAATGTTGACATCACAGTGGCCATGAGATGTCAATGTAAGTActaataaaatgtacatttttatattgtgtatCGGCTCATATCTGGTTGAGACTCTTAATTTGTAACTTGTTCATGACTGTGCCGtgcctcctccacccccctACCCTGGTTGCAagtgatgtgtctcatgttgtagagCGTACTGAATATGTGCTATGattgctgaggtgtttttttgtcctgcttCCAGACTGTACTCCTGAAAGGAGCATAGTCTGAGGGctgctctttatttttttctcctcccctcccctcatACTGtatcccttctttttcttcccctttggCGACCAGACCCTGTCTTGTCTACCCCCCTCTTGtcatattatatgtattatatgtatggaCAAACTAGTTTTACAATTTcattgtactgtacttgtactgttacaatgacaaattaaagctcaattcatcatcatcatcatatgatTTTGAATGCAGATATCGGTGCAGATGTCCTGGATCTGGCAGAGACTATGGTTGCCTCTGATGGGTTAAAATATGAACCAGTGAGTTATGAGTGCTTTCTGTATGCAATAGCAAGTTTATTTGCCGTGTTATGATCATACAATGAGGAAAGCTGCACTAAatcctgttttctgtgtgttatgATGTGTATTTATGCTCATCTGACCATGTGTTTTGTCATATTTCAGGTTAACTTTGAGCTCTCTCCACAGCAAAGATTATGGCACATGTAAGTTTTCAACTAGCTCACACaatgttattatcattattatacaCTTTATTCCAACTCAGATGTTCCACACCTGTCAAACATTGTAGGGATCATTCAACGTTGAAATCCCAAAATATTCAAGCTTAGTTACAATGGAAGTCAATTAGAAAACTCTTCAAACCCACTCAAATTCATCTTCTCaccactcattcacacattcacattcaaatatTCAAGTGTTCCCGACATTCTGGACACGTATCTTTCATACTTTTTACACAATCACAgttcaaaatacatttattgttcagcctttctcctctctttgtaGGAGTGTATATATTCAAAGCTAGTGTGGGAGACCAACGGTACaggacattttcttttaaactctCGTGAAATACACCCCACACTTAACAATGAAGGTACATTTGTGCAGGTCACAGACATGAAACTACAGAAGCAAACAGACTCACACTTTTAGGAACTTCAGAACAATAGGAGCATGAACCGACGAATGCGTTGACAACCGTATAAATTAAGAGCAACTTTCGGGAAAGATCTGCTCACATCCTTGaccacgtacacacacatttcacacagtgtGCTCAGCGGGGTCTTCTGTTTCTTAGGATATTGTCATTTAAGCGATAGGAGTTCCTGTCAGCTAAAATCTCAGTAAAGTTCTCTGACCCAGAAGAGACACAGTAGATACCATCACCATGGTAACCTTAACTGCAGTCTGAAACAGAGATGAGCTAATTACTGcgatttaacacacacacacacacacacaaacaaagatgtTAGACATTTTTCAAGCCATGAACTCAAGTCAACTTTTCAGTCCCATTCATTGTGACTAGACTCTCTCCTTTTAGCTGCTTCTTCGTAGAAATTAAAGCCAACACTTGATTTTATTCAGCCCATTTATACACTACTACACTTTTTACCTCATTTGCAACTATACTtcctccttcagctgcttcttCATGCAAAGTTTAGCCAGCAATGCACTTTATTTAGTTTACATATTTTGCATCCTTCATCTCTTTTCCAGTTTTCCAACTATTCTTAAACTTTTAGAGACTCTATTCAAACCATATAATGCCCCACACCTTTCTGCCTATCTTGTTTTATTCAACCTTTAAGTCCCATTCATATTAATGAGGCCCCTTTTCCAACTCTTCATACTCCCAGCCGTTTTTTGTCCtccttcagctgtttctctAGACAAAGCTGATCATTCAGTttagcaaaaaaatgttttaaattattagacattttcatacatgtttttgttttattcaactTGTAAAGCCAGGAATCCAGTTACCCCCCAGCTTATACTATATTTTGCATCCTTTATCTATTTTCTAGTGTTAGTTCTTCAACATTTATGTGCTCATTCATACTTTCAGCCAGAAACTATTTAAAATTTAGTGGTGAACAGTCTGTGGTCTTGTTACAATATAAATGAGCAGACCATTGGGACGTTGTCAACAAGTATTTGGTTTTATCTGCTTTGTAGAGAGCTAATAATGAACAAACAACAACGAATTTTGAGTTTGCTGTCATGCATGTTTTCCCCCTTCCTCTTTTGCATCAGGACTCTTCTGCACATCCAGGAGCGTCTGAAGGTGGAGCACTCTCTCCAGGATGTCCTCTTCAAGGCTGCAATTAAAGGAGCTCCACCTGTTCCGCCTCAAAGGTAGCAGAATCCTCGAGAtaagctgttttcagtttgaagTCAAAAGGTGGTTAatcacaaagataaaaacaaggaAGTGTCCCACCCTCCCATTTAATGTGATTAAATGATTCCCTCCCCACAGTGTAGACACTTCCACCTCGCTCACCGCCTGCAGAATACACGGACATCTCTACGTCAACAAGGTGGCAGGAAATTTCCACATTACTGTTGGCAAGTATGTAtctacacataaaaacacaagctaTGTCCGGAACATGAGAATTAGACCTTACATGTTGTATTAGTGTGTGACTGCTGACTTTTTCATCCATGCACAGGTCCATCCCACATCCCAGAGGCCATGCACATCTAGCTGCACTAGTTAGCCACGACTGTAAGTTTATGACATTAACCTTGTTGTACTCCTCCTTCTCGTACTTTATGGCAACGATATTCACACTGTTAGTATTCATAATCAACTGATGGTGATTATTAATCGTTTTGTGTTACAGCTTATAACTTTTCTCACCGGATTGACCACCTGTCCTTCGGAGAAGTGATCCCTGGGATTATCAGCCCTCTGGACGGCACAGAGAAAGTCACTGCTGAAGGTATGCTTTGTACCTTTTTTGTTCATATGCACTGTTTTTGTCTAAAACAGACAGTTGACACATATTTGTGGTTATCTCCAGAGAACCACATGTTTCAGTACTTCGTCACCATCGTGCCAACCAAACTGAACACGTACAAAgtctctgcagacacacatcagTACTCCGTCACCGAGCAGGTAGCCTTGAATTTGacacaagtgtgtgtatatttgggGCGTCCACTATGTATCAGTATggtgaatatgtttgtgttccTCTTGTTGTTCTGCAGGACAGAGTGATAAACCATGCTGCCGGCAGCCATGGAGTCTCCGGGATCTTTATGAAATATGATATCAGCTCACTAATGGTCAAAGTCACAGAGCAGCACATGCCTCTATGGCAGTTTCTCGTCAGACTCTGTGGCATCATCGGAGGCATTTTCTCCACCACAGGTACTCAGAAAAAACATTCACTAAGTGTCAGATGCTCATTTGAAGGACCACACTGGAGCTTCCAGTCAACTACTGCTTTTAATTACCTTAACTACAGTATTAAAATCCATAATATGAAGACACTTAAATcatccatcacagtgaacatttatatgtattattatttcagctgaatgaaTATTCCTTTAATGCAGCAAAGTATGGGGCGACTGTTTTTCACAGATAACCTATAAAAGCAGTAAACTACCAGTCTgcattaattaatcaattaattttcTATCTTTGCTTAGTAATTATTTGTAGTGTTACACAGGAATGTaacactttgtttgttgtttgtttgttgggtGTTTTTGGGTCCCTCGCtcacataaatattaaaagtagTTGGAGGAGGTGATGAATGAATTCTCATTAACTGCCCCAAAGATGGTGGAGTTACTGGCAAGCTGGAAGTTTGAAATATAGAGTAATTATTTTTGTGGGGATTGACGTCTCATTCTCAAAACACCTGAATTAACAGTGTAGATGTTGACTTAACATCCTCTCCTCTGTAGAAGCAACAGTACTGATCTACAGTGTATAGTCACCTCTCCTAAACCTTCATCAGTTTCTACAGTAAGTtggatttttctctctctctctctctcgtaggCATGCTCCACGGTATGGTCGGATTCTTGCTCGATGTGATTTGCTGTCGTTTCCAGATGGGAGTCTACAGACCTCTTAAGGTAAGCCAGTCTGTAACATGACCATCAATCTAGTACactgtattcatatttttatgttctcataccattatatatttttctgttctgcCTTCTCAGGAGGATCCTCcgaatgaacagaaaaacagcgAGACACCGATTCCTACAGAAAACTACACTAACTGAGTCTCGCTCAACCATCTTGGCCTCTCCCACGAGatgctgcaaacatgtttacaagTTGTTTTATTATCTGCCTGCTTTGTTTGGGAAAAGTGTAAATATttgtaagatttttttaaaaagtttgttatTGGATGGGTGTAAGATTCAGACAAGACCGTTCATCCACCTGTGAAGGATTTTAAACATCACCTCCACTTAGCATCTGAGACTTTCACTGGAGCACAGCCGGCTAAATTCAACGTTATTTACATCATCATTGTAGATCTGACTTCTTTGAATAGACGGTACACACAGGTGTGTTGACCTTTTCTCTGGGTTGTGTggtcatgtttatttttgattgaCATCAGCCTGACAATGAAGATAATGTGAAagagttattttatttctgagtgttttttttttttctgattctctAATGAAGTTTGGTGACCTCAGAAAACTGCCAACATGACTGCTCCACTTGAAACAGAAAAGAGGCTTAATCAGCTAGAttaaaggaagtgtgtgtgtgagagtgagtgaaggGTAAAATATTTAAGGGTTTTAATTTGTTACACAAGTGTGCCTATGTGTAAATGATTGTTGCAAATATGGGGCagatttgttaaataaaatccaCTGAAAATAACGTTAATAAGTCTAATCTAGTGCTTCAGCCAAAAGTTATTTCCATTATCGattattttcttccattttctttgtctgaccATCACTCCAGATCTCACaagtattcattttaaaatatataataataaaacacagaaaaacttttGAAAAGCTGGAACCAGGTAATATTTTCCACTTTTAAATGGGTAAACAAcctttaattattaaaactgCTGACCATTAACAAATCGACTAATTGTTTTTAAGTAAAACAATCTATAGAAAAGAATATTTTACACCATGTCAAGAGTTTATTTGACAGTATTTCAGAATATCTTTCAGTAAacaagttttttgttttttagcaaaATGTAATATATCAGTACTGTCGCATTTCATAAAAATAGTTGTTCACGTCTTTGAAACTACAGTATCAATGATACAGTAAACCATATTTGTAGGAATACAGCTGTACAAGGTGAATAGTACACAATTAACACTACACAGTTATACTTGATCTCAATGGGGATTTATGAACGTGCCATCCTTCTCAGGTTCCaataaagcagttttttttttgtttctgtataCAAAATCACTCACAGCAGGCAGGGGGACGGCCTGGACGGAGACAGAGGGCTGGATGACAAATTCTTTCACCTTTTCTGAACatttgtacatacagtaaacacatttctaCAGCCGGACGGCACATGCTCCTCGCTAACATGTTAATCACATGAGCCACAGCTGCATTCTCATTGTCAGCTCAGAAACATCCACGTTTTACTGTCCGAGTTGATGATGCTTTATGCACAAACCAGTGCTCCAGTCTGCAGGTGCAAAAGCATTTTTCAGTACCAGTTCACAAGCTTGGATGTGCCATCGTGCTGCATTCAGTCAAATTGTCACAATGCactgtgattattattttttttaactggtcCTCCAGTACCCAGAAGCTCtggtaatttatttttaatgagagCAAACATCTTGATGAGAGAAATGGATGATATGCGGGAGGATAGTGACTTCATCTCGGGTGTCTCGGTTTAATAGCAGCATGCCTCGACTCTGCCGGTATCAAAACTTTTCTGATCCTGATTTGTGTTTCACGGATCGAGTCTTGGTTGGTTCAGATTCAGCGAGCGCCGATACTGCCTGCAACAATGCAAACTCAACATGTTTCCTTTAGAGAACAGACAAATAAAGCTGGAATGAGACTCCACTTTGATTATGACCCAGTCTGGATAAACACTCGTCACTCGACTCACCCAGATGACTCTCTAAGAAGATGATGTAATGCTACAGGCTACATCTGATGCCCCTTTTGAAGCACTCAAGGGGGCAAATCCTTGACATTGATGAGCTATACAGTTGAGAGTGCATCGAGATATCTGTATATACTGCTCGGAGTTTAGTCTGAAGAAAACAGGCTCCACAACTCAACAGTTTGCTGATATGTGTGCGTGGTCACTAACATCTGTTTTGTATTCAGTTCCCAAAACAAATCACGACGACAGCTCTGCATTAGTTTGAGTAAGGCACTCCGCCCCACCTCATAACCATCGGGCCTCCCCTTCCCCACACCGACGCCCCTCTCCCACAGTGATGTGGTACACTTAGCACAGTAAAAGGCATAGAAATGGGAAATATAGACTGGACAAAGTTCTTCCGTTGAGCGTTaaatgaacacaacacagcttATAATTCTGCACAATGACTGCATGGTTGAGCTGTGATCAAGTTGTTGTACGTAACTCAGAACAGTATTATGAGTTGTTACTAAGCCAACTGTTTTCAGTCactcaaaaggaaaaaaagtctctttttGTCTCACATGAGTACCGACCGGTCAGCTCCACAGATGATATCCTCTCTATATTCTACCTCTAAAAGACATGTGAGTCCCTGTATAATGACATGGTGGTTTATATCCATGCACATGACCGCTGCCTCCCACAGCAGTCTGCGTTTGGTGACTTGCACAGTCTTTGATATGTAGTTATAGACGAGGCCATGGAAATATTGATCCTAAAATACtgttctgatgtttgtttgttttttcttttctttacaatgTATCTAACTACAACACTGCctcaaaaaaaacaccaacaggcATGTTTTTGAGATTACCAAATGTAcatatttttcacatctttacatttacagtatatgataTATCGGTAGGCATGTGAGATTGAACGTATGTCAGGTTAACCAGGCTGTCACTTGGGTCAGTGCCATGTCCTCCAGGAGTTTCAGTGTCTCTGCCTCCCTCCGACAGATTTGTAGTCCCACTCTTCccacaacacagagaaaatggaGCAAAAGTAAATCTCTTGTATGTGCATATGTCTCTCTCCCATCTGAGGTTACGTTGCACAAATCAATCTGAGCCAGTAGTTAAAGGTACacattgaaaacacaaagcTCCACTCAGGATCAGACATCGTCACTCCATCTGTGATCAGAACATGAACTGTCGTATCTGAGGGTCCGAAATGCCTACATACTGAGCAGTCTCCATCAgttttgtactgtatgttacaatgttgttgttttttaaggtgGTGGGTGTAATAATTATCTCGTAAgaacaaatgaaacagaaaatatgaccTTAGAAGGAgacggagaaaaaaaacaggacagaaagagagggcgAGGGAGATTCACTGTTTTTTCTCAGACATCTGATGGTGCACTGAATGAGGAGCCAGACAGTGGGATCCGGTTCAAACCAGCGAGATCCATTCTACCTGCTTACTGTGGAGGTCCAGGACCTCAGGGTGCCAGGCAGTTTGTCAGACCCAGGGACGTTCCACGGCCCAGGGGAAGCTGCTGCGCTCCTCGCAGGAGGATCTTCCATGCTTTTAGAGGGGCAGCAGAGCCCACTGTGGCCACTggccctctcctcttctctgggGAACAGACCTCTGGACACCAGCCTCTCCTGGAGGCTGACATGTCCGTCTCCACTGCCTAGAGAGGCTCCATTCaaattcacactcacatacGGGTCCCAGGGCCAGACAGTGCTGATCGCCTGTGTGTGCAGGCCCTTTCTCTCACAGCAGGGGGAGCAAGTctccttctgcctctctctcctttcaacAGACCTCCCCAGGACAGCTTTAGGAGGCAAAGCCCGAGGCTGTCTGTCGCCTGGTCCACAGTCCACCTCTGCAGATCCTTGAGGGGTTCCCTGCCCCCTGGTGATGCACTTCTGCTGGGTGGACCTGCCACCTGTAGCCCCTCTAATGGAGCTGTGGTCTGTCAGCGGTGGAGCTTTATCTGCCATGCACACTGTGGCCTCTAGAGGGAGCTGATGAGGGGAGTGTGGGGCTGAGGCTGGATGGGATGAGAGCAATGGATTCGGGTGGGGCTCGAGGGTCACTTCCTGCAGGGCAGAGTGGGTTGTAGAAAGGGAATCCCAGGGGCCGACACAGTCTGTCAGGGGAGGAGAAAATATGTTCAGGTCGActgaaataaaagcacaaaccagcatgcacatgcatacacagaaagagagaccaCGTACTGATGTTACACCAGGCAAACTagcataaaaatgtgtgtgagcagcacACACCTGACCATGTCGGCCTCGTTACTCGGTATACAGCTTAAACGATAACACGACACGTCACACATGATTCATTcagtgcttaaaaaaaaacatatttgtagtCGTGTGACAGACTGATCCTGAGCAGATTGACTTCACACAGTCTACTTCACAACCCTCTTTGGGATGATACAATTTCATCTGGATGGTCACTTCAAACCATATTGCTCTCTTTCGACAgcgcagtcacacacacacacacgtagggATGCACACACAGCTATTTCCCCATGCTTAAACACACAATCATgcgtacacacatgcatgcctAGAGCACAGATACACTGCACACAGACTTATCAgcatgaacagagagagagagagagagacatgcagtTTTTTCACAAACCGTGTCTTTAGAGTGGCCCATTAGGAAGAAATAGGGGGAGCTTAGTGTGTCACCTTTCATGCACATGGAGAGGTTGGAAGGTACCATTCCTGAGGGAAGGCAAGTAAAAGCCTATACCAATCATTAGACTTAAAGCAGAGGGGTGACAACACACGAAGAGCTGAAGTTGTTATTCTACTGTTTGATCAAGACAGTCTCACATGACGTTTAATTTCAGATGACAGAAGAGGAGTCAGAAGAAGCAAAAAgatattaatgcatgttaatatgttctggtgtgtttgcaggagaaaaatggttaaaaacagTAACGTTGAACCTCAATGAATCTCTAGTATGAACGTGAGTGTGCGGGGACAGTTAGGGATTTTGTGCCAAGTAGACTCACCATATTCTGGCACCTGTCCTGTGCCTCGCTTTAGCAGCAGCCTGACCCGCCTGCCTCCTGCCTTGATGAGTTCGATGGCGCGGGCGTGAGTCATGTCCCGAGTGCTGTCCCCGTTAATCTCTATGATTTGATCCCCTACCTggaggagacacacagagaggagagggtcGATTTATGTCAGTCTCTGTTTATCCACGGAAAGTTGACTTTTCTTTACAACCAGAGTCTTGCTGCTGGTCAGCAACTGGGGAATATGTATCATTAAGTGCCTTGTAGAGGTGATCAGAGAGTCACAGAGTTCACATGCACTTA encodes the following:
- the LOC104940445 gene encoding endoplasmic reticulum-Golgi intermediate compartment protein 2; this translates as MRRLTRKKALTLVKELDAFPKVPESYVESTASGGTVSLIAFTFMAALAFLEFFVYRDTWMKYEYEVDKDYSSKLRINVDITVAMRCQYIGADVLDLAETMVASDGLKYEPVNFELSPQQRLWHMTLLHIQERLKVEHSLQDVLFKAAIKGAPPVPPQSVDTSTSLTACRIHGHLYVNKVAGNFHITVGKSIPHPRGHAHLAALVSHDSYNFSHRIDHLSFGEVIPGIISPLDGTEKVTAEENHMFQYFVTIVPTKLNTYKVSADTHQYSVTEQDRVINHAAGSHGVSGIFMKYDISSLMVKVTEQHMPLWQFLVRLCGIIGGIFSTTGMLHGMVGFLLDVICCRFQMGVYRPLKEDPPNEQKNSETPIPTENYTN